DNA sequence from the Calonectris borealis chromosome 23, bCalBor7.hap1.2, whole genome shotgun sequence genome:
TTACCCTGATATTATTCAAATACATTCTTGCCCAAGCCTATTGCCCTTGGCAGTCTCAGTGAGACAGAGCAGACAGACTGCCAGTGGCTGATGGAAAATTCCCAGTTTCCTGGCAAAGCGAAGATATGACCCTCTGAAGGAGTACAAGAGCTTCTCTTTGCTCTCATTAGATTTCCCACTCTGTCCCCTACATTCCTTTAGAAAGGCATGTGGGGGAAGAATTAGAGAGGAGGGAGTGACTTCCCTAAATTATGGGGTTTAATCTATCTCTTTCAAGCTGTGATGCTTTCTCTGTCCCTCCCCCATTTTTCCACTggtaaaaagccaaaaaaccaaacaaaaaccccacctcaGGATTATTTGCACTAAGTTATAAGCGAGTATTTTCATGGAACCAAATGTACCGACTTCAGCATAAGTCTGGACAATGAAGGAAGAACAGTTTTTGCGCTTCTGTGTCTGCATATGGCTCATATTGAATACCATGACTTTATCATTTagtaattactttctttttaaaaaaagtagatatttttccttttcttctgcatctaGATAATTGAGTTACTAGAAGAATATAGACATGGTCTCTGACATCTTTAAGAGCCTGTATTGATAAGGAAAATTTTGGCTACTTTAGAGGTCTATTTACTagaatgcctttttaaaattttaactacATTTTCTCTGGAAGAGCAAGAGGCATTGTACTGTCTTCCATCAAGCACATGTCTCAGGCTTTGTGGACATCTGATATCTCTAGGATTTAGCCGAAAGACTTAATAATATTAGatttcttcagctcttttgaGATTAGCGTAAAAGAAGCTGTAAAGTCTTTCCATAAATCCCACTGATTAGGACTCCAATAAAATCAATACATGTaaaccacattttaaagaaaagtaagcaGCATGCGTTCCAGTGTTTGAAGTTAGGCTTTTCCGAGCTGAAAATTCTGCTGAAGTGGCTTTTGCCCATGTTTTTGCACTGTCGCTGAAGCAGAGGAATGGGATTTAGTGATGTGTTTTATTTACTGCAACTGTTGGTCAGTCTCCAAGTTTGTCCTTAAATTTTTGATAAGCTCTGGTGGGATATTAGATTGAACCCCTGCGGGTGATGTCGTTCTCTATGAGCGCTGCTTCTGTACAAaccagcattcttttttttttttcttgtcacctAGATAACTTGAATGTATGCAGAAATCCTTATAGGGCAATCTTTTCTTATGCTGTCACCCAACAGGATAAATGGGATGAATCATTCAGTAATGTTTTTCAATGGTTTTGGAATCCTTTCCTGAAAGAGTTAACTTCTGTTCCTATTTTTAGGAAATCGTATCATCATGGGTAAAAATCATGTCTTCAGATTCAACCATCCAGAGCAAGCAcgagcagaaagagagaaaacaccaTCAGCTGAGACTCCCTCTGAGCCGGTTGACTGGACATTTGCTCAGAGGGAGCTTCTGGAGAAGCAGGGCATTGACATGAAGCAGGAGATGGAGAAAAGGTAACAAAATAACTCAAAATTTCTACCTGAAACAAGGAGGAGTCAGCTGTAGGTTATTTGGGTGGTGTCCCTGCAAAACCTAAACCTAGGTTCTGCCACATAGCATCTCTGCTGCCTATTGTGAAAATTCAGAAAGCTTCCTCGATATTTTACTTAAGTGTTTCAGTGCGCTAACTCCTTTAAAAATCGCAGGTGAGCACCTGCCACTAACCCCATACACCTTTTGGTGAAGGACTGAACTGCAAGTTACAGGAAGTTTCATTTCTATAGTACTATAATAGACAAATAACAGTTCCTTTTAAATGTAATGACTTTTACTCTTGTCAGTGTAATTCAGTGGGCTGTGTGTGTAGAGTAGCATCAATGTGAAAATTATTACCTCCTTGGctacttctgttcttttattcatCTTCAGATTACAAGAAATGGAGATTTTGTataagaaggagaaggaggaagctgATCTCTTGTTGGAGCAGCAAAGGCTGGTATGTGTCCTTACTTTAAATTAACTATACCTTTGGCAAACAGTAATTCCTGTCCTTGCTTATCTGAAATTTTAGGAAACCTGCTTGGGTTGTCTGCACAATGCAGTTCTCCCtttgctttcaaatattttgtgCTACAGTGAGTTATTATCAGAGTGAGTGAGCTCCTTCATGTTAATTCACAGATTGTAATTGACAATGAAGTGGCTTTAATCAGTTCTTGTTGGGACAGGTTGGATTTCTTGCAACGTAACCTGAAAGAAGGGCATTTCTATGCTCtgttttttaaagttccttttcaGTAGTCTAAACAGCTACTTCTTGGGatgtttgcctttatttttgtcttggatCACCAGAACATACTAATTTTGTGCTGCCAAAGAGATTCCTAGAATATAGATACGCtaggtttatttttttgaatGATGTCTGAAAATGTTGCTGCATTGTGCATGTTTTaacccttctccctccccctgcatGGAGTTCCTTGTAAGGGTCTTAATGGTACACATGCCGATGGTGGGGTTATGACTAGGAGCAGTGTGCAAAGGGAATGTTAACTTACTCAGAATAATTGGAATTCCACCATTCCACCTATCTTTTAAATAGGAAGTCTGATAAATTAAGTCTGATACAGGAAGACTTCAGTCTTCACACAACAAATATCTTCTGAAATGCATTACAAATAGAAATCCATGCAGTCTTCAAGCACcctgtgaattttaaaaatgagaccAAGCCCAGAATTGAAATCTAGATTTCCTTGAGAAACCTGAGTCTCCTGATTCTGCTTTAATGACACTGGGTTGTCTTTTAGCCAGAATGCAAAAGTAGTTGTGCGTGAATTCTAATAAAAGTTTTGAAATCATGATTCATTTGTTTGTAAACTGTGGGTTAAATGCATGCTGTGTTTTAAACTGTAaagctcttccccttctcccaaaaGCAGAATGGAGCAGAGTACCGTGGCTTCCATAGGTAGAAGCtacatcattttttttaatttgtattataCACTTAAAGACTTTTGTATCTCTAATTATTTCATTGCAAGGGACTAATTTCTTGGATGGATGGAGAGGAGTGGTTGCAGACTTTGAACCAAAGCAAGACTTAGTTCAGAAAGGAAGTTAAGATGTGACTAATGTAATGTTTCATCTCTGCAATTTTGTAGTTAAAATTTCTGTAGCTGAAAGTAGTACGGCAAAAATCAGttcaatgtgaaaagaaaaatagtttgagTATCGAGTAAGTTCTGGCTATGTGTCAAAGGAGATGCAAGTAATGCAATTCCCTCCCTTAAATTTTAGCTGAACGGCATAAGCTAAGCTATTGTCTGAATTAAAGATGGGAGAATTagctgtctggggagctgcttcAAATAAGGCTGCATTTATAAAAGTATTATAAAGGGAATTTGTTTCCCTGTATACTTAAGATTAAGGGCAGGTTCTTTAGATAGTGGGTTGTTTAATACTGTAATCAAGTTGCTGATTTCTttaagcttgttttgtttttgctgatTTCAATTAGTGGACAAAGGTGGAAGACTATCCTATGTGCATTACCAATGTAATTCCTGAAGGACACCTTTCCTAGTTGTAAGGGATCATATCAAATGAGATCATTGGTATGTTAAGCAGTATCCTGCTTATCGCAATGCTTAATAAGAATATTTCAGATGACAGCAAAATTTCTTGACACATCTCGTCATTTCTGTGTCACTGTATGCAGAGTCTGGAATGGACAGGGTTAATGCATTCATACAACAGTAGCTGAATAATGATTGGGAAATCTGGGAATGCATTTCAGCTTGCGTACTTTAAAAGTATTTACATTGCTGCAGTACTAGCTGCAATATCAGGTTCTCTAACTTACTGCTATGTAAGATTGatattgaaatataaatattcttgTTCTAAATTGGAGTATAATCTTAGATATAAAAGAAGCTGGCTAATCCTGTTTACcagattgttttggttttgtgctgagATTCCAACCAATTTGGGTGTTTATCTGTTAGACATGTTGtacaaaaaagataaataatagCTCTTGTCCCCCAGAATCTACAACTAATATGTATTTGCCTTGCTAGTATTACTAGGGAATAGAAATAATCAGTCTCCATTTTACAAATTGAATGAGAAAATGTGTTTAATAGAGCTAAAATTATCTTCCTGGTTTTCTTGGTCATAATGCCTTTGCAGTGACCACTTGATATTAGAATGTGAGTATATACCTATATTAATTGGTCTGGGTAACCTCTGAGTGCACATAGGGCAATGACCACATAGTGTCTGTTAATCAGCTTTTTATACGCAAGACATGCTTTACCCATAAGTAGTAATATGGTAATTTTGTAACCTATAAGAATAATCCTGTGGAACTTGTGGTTTAATGTTTGAGTAGTTTGTGTTTTGCCTTTCTGAACGTAACCTTGAATGTGTAGATTGTACAGTGTCTTCCTCCAGGGAATCTTTTGTTTCCACTGCAATATGCAGTTTGTTAGATGCTGTTTCCTTAGGTCACAAATTTTGTCAGCTGTAAACTCACAAAGAGTTTATGTTCTGTTTCTAAACCAATGTTTTGCTTATATTTTGGCCTAAACTAGGAGAAGCTCATTCTCTAGCGctattgttaaatatttaaaaatacataaggTCACAAAAAGCTCAATTAATGTGAATCTTAGGCTATGGAGCTTGTTGACCATAGGGCATGCTCCCTTTCATCATTCAAATTATATTGTATTTCCCATTCTTCGTGGTCTTCTGCCCGAAGTTTTAAGTCTAGGAACCTGTGGTTCTGAGTCAATGACCTGGGTTTCCTCTGATTTTAGAATAACTGGCTGTTATTGTTCCTGATCTCTCATGTATTATAATTCTCTATGTGAAAAATAGGGATGTTAGATAGAGGTTCATTAGAGACTGCTGTGTTTTATTGAAGATGTTTGTATCACAATAATACATAGGACTTTTTGTTTGTTGAAGAGATGTCTTAAATTAATAatcctttaaagaaaagtagTCTGACTTTAATTCCTGGTTGCAGTAAGCAATAATGGATATCCTTAACTTCTGGTGGCAGTATACCTGAACAGACATTCCTAGCATGTGGAAACCTGAAGCACTGCTCATTAAAAATCATTTAGCAAAAGGTGGAAAACTTGTAATGAAGAAGCAAAACATGCATAACTCTTAGCAAGTGTGTGGAAGCTCCAGGCTCTAGGGTTTGAGAAGAGGACAAATCAAGGATATCAAATAGAGAATTAAATGAATGAGagtattaaaacaatttttaaaaaaaaaaaaagtcattactgCTACATTCTTCTGAAACTCTTTCTTCGGACAGACAAGACtgttaatgtggttttttttctttaaactaagCAACAAGGtgacaaatgggaaaaaaaaaccaaaccacaacccACCTCTGAAACTGATTCTGGATATCCTTTTAGCTTGTAGCAAGTCTTGGAGTATGAACCACTGTCTTCACCTGTCATAGTGGCACTTACGGTCCTTTTAACATTGAACCTTTCGgctgcttctgtttcattttttcttatcGTCTAACACTTCTCTGGCTGCTATTGTAGTGAAGTGGATTCTAAACTTGAGCATCCCTGCAACCACGTGCAACGTTACTAACCAGTGTTAACCCGACTTACTCTGGCTGCTCATGACATCTTCTATGATGGCTGTTGTGTTCACCTACCTGGGGAGGATTTGCTGAAAGAAGCAACAGCAGTCACCAAGGCAAATGTGTGTGGCGGGGATTTGCATGTCTTTGTAGCATGTATGAAGTGCAGTTTACACttggtgtttaatttttttaatcaggaaCTTGGTTTTAGTTGATCTGTTGAAAGATTTTTGGAAAGGATGGGAGGGAAGAGTTTAGGTTATCTGCTACTTTGAGATGACAAGACTTTTAATATAATGTTAATCTTAATTTAGTGAAGAGCTCCAATTTTGACAGTCCATGATTCTTGAAGATACATTTTAATGTCCTAACACTCAGTCTTCAGGGACTTCCTTATCActtgttctgttttgatttttgattTAGTTTTCTTTGCCTGCTACTTCTTGTTtagcttttccattttcttacaaTTTTAATTTTGGTTATTTTGGGGCCacttcttgatttttgtttttccaaaggatGCAGACTCTGATAGTGGGGATGATTCGGACAAGAGATCGTGTGAGGAGAGTTGGAGACTGATCACTTCCCTGAGAGAGAAGCTGCCCCCCAGCAAGCTCCAAACCATTGTAAAAAAGTGTGGCCTCCCCAGCAGTGGGAAGAAACGAGAGCCTATTAAAATGTACCAGATACCCCAACGTCGACGCCTTAGCAAAGACTCCAAATGGGTTACCATCTCAGACTTAAAGATTCAGGCTGTGAAAGAGATATGCTATGAGGTAGCACTCAATGACTTCAGGCACACTAGGCAGGAAATTGAGGCTCTGGCCATTGTTAAAATGAAAGAGCTTTGTGCCATGTATGGGAAAAAAGATCCAAATGAGCGTGAATCATGGCGAGCTGTTGCTCGTGATGTTTGGGATACAGTAGGAGTTGGAGATGAGAAAATTGAAGATGTTATGGCCAATGGTAAAGGAGTAACTGATGTGGATGACCTTAAGGTGCATATAGATAAATTGGAAGATATTTTGCAAGAAGTAAAGAAGCAGAACAACATGAAGGATGAAGAGATAAAAGttctgagaaataaaatgctaaaaatggAGAAGGTTTTACCTCTGATAGGGTCTCCAGAGAAAGCTCAGTCAACTACAGCTAATGCTAAGTCTCCAAACTCTGACAGTGTGGTGGATGCGGATAAGAAGCCCATGGATGACTTAAAAAGAAGCGAAAATGATGATCTTGCTAAAGAGGAGCGTGTTTCTCAGTTAATGGCAGGTGATCCAGCTTTCAGACGTGGGCGATTACGTTGGATGAGGCAAGAACAGATTCGATTTAAAaatctgcagcagcaggaaataGCAAAACAGCTTCGTCGACAAAATATGCCTCACCGATTTATCCCGCCTGAAAATCGCAAGCCCCGCTTTCCTTTCAAAAGCAATCCCAAACATAGGAACTCATGGAGTCCAGGCACCCATATAATTATCACAGAGGATGAAGTTATAGAGGTTAGAATTCCAAAAGAAGATGATAAGAACAAAGATgagaacaaagaaaaggaaagtagagCTGCTTCTAAAGACCCTCAGCAGCTGTGGAATCTTTATGGCCCCCAGAAGAGTCAAGATAATATCCAAATTAACAGGCAGCAGTTAAACACACAGTCACAGCCTAGCAGTCAGCAGCAGCCATCACCTCAATTGCGCTGGAGAAGCAATTCTCTCAATAATGGCTCTCAAAAAAGCTTGCGGCGTCAGACATCAGGCTCATCTGAATCATTGCACTCGTACAGCGGGCAGCAGAATCCAGACCTGCAGACTTTCCAGCAAAAACGTCACATCCACCAGCACCGACAACCTTACTGCAATCACAACAATGGAGGCAGTGCAGAAGGCAATACAGCTAACTTCCACCCAAAACAGACTGACCGCCTTAACCACTATAACCAGTTTGTGACGCCCCCACGGATGAGGCGCCAATTCTCAGCACCTAACCTCAAAGCGGGCAGAGAAACTACAGTATGATTAGTTGGCCAAGAGTAgtctgggggaggagggaagcaggggcAATTCTGGCTTACCATTATGAAACAGCCAGGATTGGCTTTGCTTGtatcttgggttttgtttggccAGGTAGAACTTGAGTAATTCGACATACAGACACAAGGTACTGGCCCTTCAAC
Encoded proteins:
- the KIF1B gene encoding kinesin-like protein KIF1B isoform X3 produces the protein MSGASVKVAVRVRPFNSRETSKESKCIIQMQGNSTSIINPKNPKEAPKSFSFDYSYWSHTSPEDPCFASQSRVYNDIGKEMLLHAFEGYNVCIFAYGQTGAGKSYTMMGKQEESQAGIIPQLCEELFEKINDNSNEEMSYSVEVSYMEIYCERVRDLLNPKNKGNLRVREHPLLGPYVEDLSKLAVTSYTDIADLMDAGNKARTVAATNMNETSSRSHAVFTIVFTQKKHDTETDLSTEKVSKISLVDLAGSERADSTGAKGTRLKEGANINKSLTTLGKVISALAEVSKKKKKTDFIPYRDSVLTWLLRENLGGNSRTAMVAALSPADINYDETLSTLRYADRAKQIKCNAVINEDPNAKLVRELKEEVTRLKDLLRAQGLGDIIDTSMGSLTASPSSCSLSSQVGLTSVSSIQERIMSTPGGEEAIERLKESEKIIAELNETWEEKLRKTEAIRMEREALLAEMGVAIREDGGTLGVFSPKKTPHLVNLNEDPLMSECLLYYIKDGITRVGQADAERRQDIVLSGAHIKEEHCIFRSERNNNGEVIVTLEPCERSETYVNGKRVVQPVQLRSGNRIIMGKNHVFRFNHPEQARAEREKTPSAETPSEPVDWTFAQRELLEKQGIDMKQEMEKRLQEMEILYKKEKEEADLLLEQQRLDADSDSGDDSDKRSCEESWRLITSLREKLPPSKLQTIVKKCGLPSSGKKREPIKMYQIPQRRRLSKDSKWVTISDLKIQAVKEICYEVALNDFRHTRQEIEALAIVKMKELCAMYGKKDPNERESWRAVARDVWDTVGVGDEKIEDVMANGKGVTDVDDLKVHIDKLEDILQEVKKQNNMKDEEIKVLRNKMLKMEKVLPLIGSPEKAQSTTANAKSPNSDSVVDADKKPMDDLKRSENDDLAKEERVSQLMAGDPAFRRGRLRWMRQEQIRFKNLQQQEIAKQLRRQNMPHRFIPPENRKPRFPFKSNPKHRNSWSPGTHIIITEDEVIEVRIPKEDDKNKDENKEKESRAASKDPQQLWNLYGPQKSQDNIQINRQQLNTQSQPSSQQQPSPQLRWRSNSLNNGSQKSLRRQTSGSSESLHSYSGQQNPDLQTFQQKRHIHQHRQPYCNHNNGGSAEGNTANFHPKQTDRLNHYNQFVTPPRMRRQFSAPNLKAGRETTV